From Salinirubellus salinus, the proteins below share one genomic window:
- a CDS encoding XapX domain-containing protein, whose protein sequence is MSNVVTVLAFLTGLLTGALFAYLEIPIPAPPSIAGVLGIVGIYAGFKLVEWSGRSFDLLGALGLG, encoded by the coding sequence ATGAGCAACGTCGTCACCGTCCTCGCGTTCCTGACCGGCCTCCTCACGGGCGCGCTGTTCGCCTACCTCGAGATCCCCATCCCGGCCCCGCCGAGCATCGCCGGCGTCCTCGGTATCGTCGGCATCTACGCCGGCTTCAAACTCGTCGAGTGGTCGGGGCGGAGTTTCGACCTGCTCGGGGCGCTGGGGCTGGGCTGA
- a CDS encoding FAD-binding protein, whose protein sequence is MHEHDVIVVGAGGAGLRAAIAAHEEGADVALVTKLHPVRSHTGAAEGGINAALRDGDDWTDHAYDTMKGSDYLGDAPAIETLCSTSPEEVIQLEHWGMPFSREDDGRVSQRPFGGLSFPRTTYAGAETGHHLLHTMYEQVVKRGIKVYDEFYVSQLAVTDHDDPEDRECHGVVAYDIRSGDVVGFHARNGVVLATGGDGQVYDHTTNAVANTGDGPAMAYRAGAPVEDMEFVQFHPTTLPSTGVLISEGVRGEGGILYNKEGERFMFEYGYANNAGELASRDVVSRAELTEVNEGRGIEDEYVYLDMRHLGDERIVDRLENIIHLAEDFEGVNPLEEPMPVKPGQHYHMGGIETNENGETCISGLYAAGECACVSVHGSNRLGGNALPELIVFGARAGYHAAGRDLGEAQIPTGPSAGTEDETGLDTPVSPGALDSPDEDVAADGAMVDPGAVVESAVERERTRMTEMLENDGRNHAEVRQKLQKAMTENVNVFRREQNLKKALEIIRECREEYQDVAVSDPSRTYNTDLIHTIETRNLIDIAETITLGALARDEFRGAHWREAHQERKDETWLKHTMISWNDGQPKLYYKPVILEGEEKTYEPKVRSY, encoded by the coding sequence ATGCACGAACACGACGTCATAGTGGTCGGCGCCGGCGGCGCCGGTCTCAGAGCGGCCATCGCAGCACACGAGGAGGGTGCGGACGTGGCCCTCGTCACGAAACTCCACCCGGTCCGAAGCCACACGGGCGCGGCGGAGGGCGGCATCAACGCCGCGCTCCGTGACGGCGACGACTGGACGGACCACGCGTACGACACGATGAAGGGGTCGGACTACCTCGGCGACGCCCCCGCCATCGAGACACTCTGTAGCACCTCGCCAGAGGAGGTCATCCAGCTCGAACACTGGGGGATGCCGTTCTCCCGAGAGGACGACGGGCGCGTCAGCCAGCGCCCGTTCGGCGGCCTCTCGTTCCCGCGGACGACCTACGCCGGTGCCGAGACCGGTCACCACCTGCTCCACACGATGTACGAGCAGGTCGTCAAGCGGGGTATCAAGGTCTACGACGAGTTCTACGTCTCCCAGCTCGCCGTCACGGACCACGACGACCCCGAGGACCGCGAGTGCCACGGCGTCGTCGCCTACGACATCCGTAGCGGCGACGTGGTCGGCTTCCACGCCCGCAACGGCGTCGTCCTCGCCACGGGTGGCGACGGTCAGGTCTACGACCACACGACGAACGCCGTCGCCAACACCGGTGACGGCCCGGCGATGGCCTACCGCGCCGGCGCGCCGGTCGAGGACATGGAGTTCGTCCAGTTCCACCCGACCACGCTCCCGTCCACGGGGGTCCTCATCTCCGAGGGGGTCCGTGGCGAGGGGGGTATCCTCTACAACAAGGAGGGCGAGCGGTTCATGTTCGAGTACGGCTACGCGAACAACGCCGGCGAACTCGCCTCGCGCGACGTCGTCTCCCGTGCCGAACTCACCGAGGTCAACGAGGGCCGCGGCATCGAGGACGAGTACGTCTACCTCGACATGCGCCACCTCGGCGACGAGCGCATCGTCGACCGCCTGGAGAACATAATCCACCTCGCGGAGGACTTCGAGGGGGTCAACCCGCTCGAGGAGCCGATGCCGGTCAAGCCCGGTCAGCACTACCACATGGGCGGCATCGAGACGAACGAGAACGGGGAGACCTGCATCTCGGGGCTCTACGCCGCTGGTGAGTGTGCCTGCGTGAGTGTCCACGGCTCGAACCGGCTGGGCGGCAACGCGCTGCCGGAGCTCATCGTCTTCGGCGCCCGCGCGGGCTACCACGCCGCGGGGCGTGACCTCGGCGAGGCGCAGATTCCGACCGGCCCGAGCGCCGGCACAGAGGACGAGACGGGGCTCGACACGCCCGTCTCGCCCGGTGCCCTCGACAGCCCGGACGAGGACGTGGCCGCCGACGGCGCGATGGTCGACCCCGGCGCGGTCGTCGAGAGCGCCGTCGAGCGCGAGCGCACCCGGATGACCGAGATGCTGGAGAACGACGGCCGGAACCACGCGGAGGTCCGCCAGAAGCTCCAGAAGGCGATGACGGAGAACGTCAACGTGTTCCGGCGCGAGCAGAACCTGAAGAAGGCGCTGGAGATCATCCGCGAGTGCCGCGAGGAGTACCAGGACGTCGCCGTCAGTGACCCCTCGCGCACCTACAACACGGACCTCATCCACACTATCGAGACGCGGAACCTCATCGACATCGCGGAGACCATCACGCTCGGCGCGCTGGCCCGCGACGAGTTCCGCGGCGCCCACTGGCGGGAGGCCCACCAGGAGCGCAAGGACGAGACGTGGCTCAAGCACACGATGATCTCGTGGAACGATGGCCAGCCGAAGCTCTACTACAAGCCGGTCATCCTCGAGGGGGAGGAGAAGACGTACGAGCCGAAGGTCCGTTCCTACTGA
- a CDS encoding succinate dehydrogenase/fumarate reductase iron-sulfur subunit — protein MSTQVTEQEQEEQETVEEAVEQTEAVGAARAAQVDYGFMEEKAEQEVRDAETTVKLKVFRYDPEVAGKKEPRFDTFTVPFHKGMTVLDALMYARDHYDSSLTFRHSCRQAVCGSDALFVNGRQRLGCKTQLADLDDSEGPPGTVTIEPLPHSDVVKDLVVDMQHFYDQMEAVEPYFQTDEYPKGELEEQRQTRENREKIKMSTRCIWCSACMSSCNIAAGDNEYLGPAAINKAYRFAMDEREGEAQKQRRLEIIEQEHGVWRCQTQFSCTEVCPKDIPLTEHIQELKREAVKSNLKFW, from the coding sequence ATGAGCACGCAAGTCACCGAACAGGAACAGGAGGAACAGGAGACGGTCGAGGAGGCCGTCGAACAGACCGAAGCCGTCGGCGCGGCGCGGGCCGCGCAGGTCGACTACGGCTTCATGGAGGAGAAGGCCGAGCAGGAGGTCCGCGACGCCGAGACCACGGTGAAACTGAAGGTCTTCCGTTACGACCCGGAGGTCGCCGGCAAGAAGGAACCCCGGTTCGATACGTTCACCGTCCCGTTCCACAAGGGGATGACCGTGCTGGACGCGCTGATGTACGCGCGCGACCACTACGACTCCTCGCTCACGTTCCGGCACTCCTGCCGACAGGCCGTCTGTGGCTCGGACGCGCTGTTCGTCAACGGACGCCAGCGACTGGGCTGCAAGACACAGCTCGCCGACCTCGACGACAGCGAGGGGCCGCCGGGCACCGTCACCATCGAGCCGCTGCCCCACTCGGACGTCGTGAAGGACCTGGTCGTCGACATGCAGCACTTCTACGACCAGATGGAGGCGGTCGAGCCGTACTTCCAGACCGACGAGTACCCGAAGGGCGAACTGGAGGAGCAGCGCCAGACCCGCGAGAACCGCGAGAAGATCAAGATGTCCACGCGCTGCATCTGGTGTAGCGCGTGCATGTCCTCGTGTAACATCGCGGCGGGGGACAACGAGTACCTCGGGCCGGCGGCCATCAACAAGGCCTACCGGTTCGCGATGGACGAGCGCGAGGGCGAGGCCCAGAAGCAGCGTCGCCTCGAGATAATCGAGCAGGAACACGGCGTCTGGCGGTGCCAGACCCAGTTCTCCTGTACGGAGGTCTGTCCGAAGGACATCCCGCTGACCGAACACATACAGGAGCTCAAGCGCGAGGCGGTCAAGAGCAACCTGAAGTTCTGGTGA
- a CDS encoding succinate dehydrogenase produces the protein MADYYSSFEPKGTRWLLQRLTAAFLVVVLAFHFMLLHFVNHAADITFMGTNLRMQQAGYFLTMVLFLVTATFHGVNGVYNALVNQGISGAPKTVVKYGLALGGVVLVAQGIRVALAMAGIL, from the coding sequence ATGGCGGACTACTACTCCTCGTTCGAGCCGAAGGGGACCCGCTGGCTGCTCCAGCGACTCACCGCGGCGTTCCTCGTCGTGGTGCTGGCGTTCCACTTCATGCTGCTGCACTTCGTGAACCACGCCGCGGACATCACGTTCATGGGGACGAACCTCCGGATGCAGCAGGCCGGCTACTTCCTCACGATGGTACTGTTCCTCGTGACGGCCACGTTCCACGGAGTCAACGGGGTCTACAACGCCCTCGTGAACCAGGGCATCTCGGGCGCACCGAAGACCGTCGTGAAGTACGGTCTCGCGCTGGGTGGGGTCGTCCTCGTCGCACAGGGCATCCGCGTCGCACTCGCCATGGCAGGGATACTATGA
- the sdhC gene encoding succinate dehydrogenase, cytochrome b556 subunit codes for MSQSYDRGLIEDFGRWKEFSAGMWAWVLHKFSGWVLIGYLFTHIAVLSTATVDGATYTNTLQGLEELVVVRFLEVGLLAVAVFHILNGLRLLFVDLGIGLESQDRSFYASLVLTAAIVVASVPTFLEGVF; via the coding sequence ATGAGCCAATCGTACGACCGGGGTCTCATCGAGGACTTCGGCCGCTGGAAGGAGTTCTCCGCCGGCATGTGGGCGTGGGTACTCCACAAGTTCAGCGGCTGGGTGCTCATCGGCTACCTGTTCACGCACATCGCCGTGCTGAGCACGGCGACCGTCGATGGGGCCACCTACACCAACACTCTCCAGGGACTGGAGGAACTCGTCGTGGTCCGGTTCCTGGAGGTGGGGCTGTTGGCGGTGGCGGTGTTCCACATCCTGAACGGACTCCGTCTCCTCTTCGTGGACCTCGGTATCGGGCTGGAATCGCAGGACCGTTCGTTCTACGCGTCGCTCGTCCTCACCGCGGCCATCGTGGTCGCGAGCGTGCCGACGTTCCTCGAGGGGGTGTTCTGA
- a CDS encoding succinylglutamate desuccinylase/aspartoacylase family protein: MTDTPGDAFTYDGGRVDPGETQNIRYGVSETYLGDPIKIPVTIVNGEHPGPTIFLSAAAHGDELNGIEVVREVAHEWDHSDLHGTLVCLPVLNVPGFIAQQRYLPIYDRDLNRSFPGDETSTSAKRIAARVFRNFIAPCDIGLDFHTSTRGRTNMLHVRADMEDEPVARVANAFASNVIIAGEGPEGTLRQEASNAGTPTITIEMGEAHRFQRDLIDEALSGVLSVFAEFGVRPAESVQWPGWRTVIGGWDEKTWLRADVGGLVEMHHDVGSLVYEGDRICTITNPFKTDSDVVEAPFTGLLVGTLENPLVYPGNPMCHLVKLDVRTRRALEHEQAADDRP; the protein is encoded by the coding sequence ATGACCGACACTCCCGGCGACGCGTTCACGTACGACGGTGGCCGGGTCGACCCCGGCGAGACCCAGAACATCCGCTACGGGGTCAGCGAGACGTACCTCGGCGACCCGATCAAGATCCCCGTCACCATCGTCAACGGCGAGCATCCGGGCCCCACCATCTTCCTCTCGGCCGCGGCCCACGGCGACGAACTCAACGGCATCGAGGTCGTCCGCGAGGTGGCCCACGAGTGGGACCACTCGGACCTCCACGGCACTCTCGTCTGTCTCCCGGTGCTGAACGTCCCCGGCTTCATCGCCCAGCAACGCTACCTCCCCATCTACGACCGGGACCTGAACCGCTCGTTCCCCGGCGACGAGACGTCGACGAGCGCGAAACGCATCGCCGCCCGCGTCTTCCGGAACTTCATCGCCCCGTGTGACATCGGGCTGGACTTCCACACCTCCACGCGGGGCCGGACGAACATGCTCCACGTGCGGGCCGACATGGAGGACGAACCCGTCGCGCGGGTGGCCAACGCGTTCGCGTCGAACGTCATCATCGCGGGCGAGGGGCCGGAGGGGACGCTCCGGCAGGAAGCCTCGAACGCCGGGACGCCGACCATCACCATCGAGATGGGCGAGGCCCACCGGTTCCAGCGTGACCTCATCGACGAGGCACTCTCCGGCGTGCTCTCGGTGTTCGCCGAGTTCGGCGTCCGTCCCGCGGAGTCCGTCCAGTGGCCGGGGTGGCGGACCGTCATCGGGGGCTGGGACGAGAAGACGTGGCTCCGGGCGGACGTGGGTGGGCTCGTCGAGATGCACCACGACGTGGGGTCGCTCGTGTACGAGGGTGACCGCATCTGTACCATCACGAACCCGTTCAAGACGGACTCGGACGTGGTGGAGGCACCCTTCACCGGGTTGCTGGTGGGGACCCTCGAGAACCCACTCGTGTATCCGGGGAACCCGATGTGTCACCTCGTGAAACTGGACGTTCGGACCCGGCGGGCGCTGGAACACGAGCAGGCGGCCGACGACCGGCCCTGA
- a CDS encoding RimK family alpha-L-glutamate ligase: MNDPVTVGVLSLHVSKESKAILNAVDDLGHDTAWLRSENTVVEIQDGEVTLEPDVDIIVNRLLLSKEEQPAEALGLATMLDRLRPMLNHPTETMTAMHKFASATALAEAGVPVPDALLALSKDLLNDRLDEYGEEVVYKTAIGTHGGGTWKIDADGQVNPMVGSRQAFLQRYLEHDAERHSDLRVYTVGGRVVGAMNRYAPEGEWRTNVALGGDVEDATENLSREVRDMATRAADVVGLDYAGVDIIEGEDGYYVLEVNPTAGFKGLFQATGRSPAPHIAQLAIEQAGGEVAEEKVYELSASLDDSTPACTPRTASDTPTEPVVVGYIEEVVVAGTKGQRTIKAKSDTGATRTSIDARLAAEIGTGPIKDIVKIKSGSLKSGRSRPVVDLVVGIGGTQHTVTASVEDRSHMDYPILLGRDILQHYHVDVRRRAEDGTQRPLEEAAEEEE, from the coding sequence ATGAACGACCCGGTCACTGTCGGGGTGTTGAGTCTCCACGTCTCGAAGGAATCGAAGGCCATCCTGAACGCGGTGGACGACCTCGGCCACGACACGGCGTGGCTGCGCTCGGAGAACACCGTCGTCGAGATACAGGACGGCGAGGTGACGCTCGAACCAGACGTCGACATCATCGTCAACCGGCTGTTGCTCTCGAAGGAGGAGCAGCCGGCCGAGGCGCTGGGGCTGGCGACGATGCTCGACCGCCTGCGGCCGATGTTGAACCACCCGACGGAGACCATGACCGCGATGCACAAGTTCGCGTCCGCGACGGCGCTCGCCGAGGCCGGCGTCCCCGTCCCCGACGCCCTGCTCGCGCTCTCGAAGGACCTGTTGAACGACCGCCTCGACGAGTACGGCGAGGAGGTCGTCTACAAGACCGCCATCGGGACCCACGGCGGCGGGACCTGGAAGATCGACGCCGACGGGCAGGTGAACCCGATGGTCGGCTCCCGGCAGGCGTTCCTCCAGCGATACCTCGAACACGACGCCGAGCGCCACTCAGACCTCCGGGTCTACACGGTGGGCGGACGCGTCGTCGGCGCGATGAACCGCTACGCCCCGGAGGGCGAGTGGCGGACGAACGTCGCCCTCGGCGGCGACGTGGAGGACGCGACGGAGAACCTCTCGCGGGAGGTCCGCGACATGGCGACGCGCGCGGCCGACGTCGTCGGGCTGGACTACGCGGGCGTCGACATCATCGAGGGGGAGGACGGCTACTACGTCCTCGAGGTGAACCCCACGGCCGGGTTCAAGGGACTGTTCCAGGCGACCGGGCGCTCGCCCGCCCCGCACATCGCCCAGCTCGCCATCGAGCAGGCCGGCGGCGAGGTGGCCGAGGAGAAGGTGTACGAGCTGTCGGCGTCGCTCGACGACTCCACGCCCGCCTGTACGCCCCGTACGGCCAGCGACACGCCGACCGAGCCGGTCGTCGTGGGCTACATCGAGGAGGTGGTCGTCGCCGGGACGAAGGGCCAGCGGACTATCAAGGCCAAGTCCGACACGGGGGCGACCCGGACCTCCATCGACGCGCGGCTCGCCGCCGAAATCGGGACCGGCCCCATCAAGGACATCGTGAAGATCAAGTCGGGGAGCCTGAAGTCCGGCCGCTCGCGGCCCGTCGTCGACCTCGTGGTCGGCATCGGCGGCACGCAGCACACCGTCACCGCGAGCGTCGAGGACCGCTCGCACATGGACTACCCCATCCTGCTCGGCCGCGACATCCTCCAGCACTACCACGTCGACGTGCGCCGGCGCGCGGAGGACGGGACCCAGCGGCCGCTGGAAGAGGCGGCCGAGGAAGAGGAGTAG
- a CDS encoding metal-dependent hydrolase, whose amino-acid sequence MMATTHALAGLAVASVTLLVAPDQAPVAMAAAAFGGLFPDLDLYAGHRRTLHYPVYYPLAAAGAFASLAVVGTVATLALAWFLLGAALHSVMDAFGGGLELRPWEGTSDRAVYDHFNERWLAPRRWIRYDGAPEDVLLAGTLAVPAVVAGPAPLDGIALGLVVVSMGWALARKSVATAAERLVPLLPPRLVSHLPERFTEGTA is encoded by the coding sequence ATGATGGCAACGACGCACGCGCTGGCCGGCCTCGCAGTCGCCAGCGTGACCCTCCTCGTCGCTCCGGACCAGGCGCCGGTGGCGATGGCGGCGGCCGCGTTCGGGGGGCTGTTCCCCGACCTCGACCTCTACGCCGGGCACCGTCGGACCCTCCACTACCCCGTCTACTACCCACTGGCCGCGGCCGGGGCGTTCGCCTCGCTGGCGGTCGTCGGCACCGTCGCCACGCTCGCGCTGGCGTGGTTCCTGCTCGGTGCCGCCCTCCACTCCGTGATGGACGCGTTCGGCGGCGGCCTCGAACTCCGGCCGTGGGAGGGGACCTCCGACCGCGCGGTGTACGACCACTTCAACGAACGGTGGCTGGCACCGCGCCGCTGGATCCGCTACGACGGTGCCCCGGAGGACGTGTTGCTCGCCGGCACCCTCGCGGTCCCGGCGGTCGTCGCGGGGCCCGCGCCGCTCGACGGCATCGCGCTCGGACTGGTCGTCGTCTCGATGGGGTGGGCGCTCGCCCGAAAGTCCGTGGCGACGGCCGCCGAGCGGCTCGTCCCCCTCCTGCCGCCGCGGCTGGTCTCGCACCTCCCCGAGCGGTTCACGGAGGGGACCGCGTGA
- a CDS encoding DNA-3-methyladenine glycosylase family protein, producing the protein MTDGPTDPVERLRADPHLGPVVEAHGPVTVEPAADPFARFVVAIVNQQLSTQSAAAIRERLFDRFEVTPRTILGADESALREVGLSSQKVRYVRNVAEAYESGKVDPARYASFTDEEVVDDLTDIVGVGDWTARIFLMFVLGREDVFPVGDLGIRKAMAALFELDQSDRAAMVETAERWAPHRTYASLYLWRSVD; encoded by the coding sequence GTGACCGACGGTCCGACCGACCCCGTCGAACGGCTCCGGGCCGACCCGCACCTCGGCCCGGTGGTCGAGGCGCACGGTCCCGTGACGGTCGAACCGGCCGCGGACCCGTTCGCCCGGTTCGTCGTCGCTATCGTGAACCAGCAGCTCTCGACGCAGTCGGCCGCAGCCATCCGCGAGCGACTGTTCGACCGCTTCGAGGTCACCCCCCGGACGATACTCGGGGCCGACGAGTCGGCCCTCCGCGAGGTCGGGCTGTCGAGTCAGAAGGTCCGGTACGTCCGGAACGTCGCCGAAGCCTACGAGTCGGGGAAGGTCGACCCCGCTCGCTACGCCTCGTTCACGGACGAGGAGGTGGTCGACGACCTGACCGACATCGTCGGCGTCGGCGACTGGACCGCCCGCATCTTCCTGATGTTCGTCCTCGGACGAGAGGACGTGTTCCCAGTCGGTGACCTCGGCATCCGCAAGGCGATGGCCGCGCTGTTCGAACTGGACCAGTCCGACCGCGCCGCGATGGTCGAGACCGCCGAGCGCTGGGCGCCACACCGCACCTACGCCTCGCTCTACCTCTGGCGCTCCGTGGACTAG
- a CDS encoding pyridoxamine 5'-phosphate oxidase family protein, translating to MVLTPPSVDHDRLRQAVHRSVTAEFAAASEGRPVVYPLTPFYDEGRECVVVTSPPAYAGKVEHVRENPAVALLLHGGSGGPSLLVRGTATVDDADVRANAEYVAGLIADEPDGEKRRAFTENGVLESRLGRLLMDWYLLRVVVRIDPTGVEEVTPAPTAPAVPAWPVVELGATEAGKHDRAVLGVCGRDGPTPVPLRGFEVPGDVATLDPVAPVPASEGDPACLLLHWHTPDVRQLGQRVVRGRVVGVSGDRVRLRAGSHFSMRRETRLDVLRSVVEGKRRTREYFGESGLTGWFF from the coding sequence GTGGTACTGACGCCGCCGTCGGTGGACCACGACCGACTCCGGCAGGCCGTCCACCGCTCGGTGACGGCCGAGTTCGCCGCCGCCAGCGAGGGACGGCCGGTCGTCTACCCGCTGACACCCTTCTACGACGAGGGACGCGAGTGCGTGGTGGTCACCTCGCCGCCGGCGTACGCCGGGAAGGTCGAGCACGTCCGCGAGAACCCGGCCGTGGCGCTCCTGCTGCACGGTGGGTCGGGCGGCCCGTCGCTGCTCGTTCGGGGGACGGCGACGGTGGACGACGCGGACGTTCGTGCGAACGCCGAGTACGTCGCCGGCCTCATCGCCGACGAACCGGACGGGGAGAAACGCCGGGCGTTCACGGAGAACGGCGTCCTCGAGTCCCGCCTCGGCCGCCTGTTGATGGACTGGTACCTCCTCCGCGTCGTGGTCCGCATCGACCCCACCGGTGTCGAGGAGGTAACGCCTGCCCCCACGGCCCCCGCGGTCCCGGCGTGGCCCGTGGTCGAACTCGGGGCGACAGAGGCCGGCAAACACGACCGGGCGGTGCTCGGGGTCTGCGGGCGCGACGGCCCCACGCCGGTCCCACTCCGAGGGTTCGAGGTCCCCGGGGACGTGGCGACCCTCGACCCGGTCGCGCCCGTCCCGGCGAGTGAGGGCGACCCGGCCTGTCTCCTCCTCCACTGGCACACCCCTGACGTGCGACAGCTCGGACAGCGCGTGGTCAGGGGTCGCGTCGTCGGCGTGTCTGGCGACCGCGTGCGACTCCGCGCCGGCAGCCACTTCTCGATGCGCCGGGAGACCCGGCTCGACGTGCTGCGGTCGGTGGTGGAGGGCAAGCGTCGGACCCGCGAGTACTTCGGCGAGTCCGGACTCACCGGGTGGTTCTTCTAG
- the cysE gene encoding serine O-acetyltransferase: MLDTLHRIRRTVHEDVRTAKENDPAARSTAEVLLYAGLHAVWFYRVTHAIARRGHPLAARALSQVARFLTGVEIHPAAEIGRRLFVDHGMGVVVGETAEVGDDVVLYHGVTLGGTSMAREKRHPTLGDGVTVGANATLLGPITVGEGATVGAGAVVTRDVPAGATVVGNPASRVDERPDSEAGGEEDEEREGHLSDGTARVH; the protein is encoded by the coding sequence ATGCTCGACACGCTACACCGAATCCGCCGAACCGTCCACGAGGACGTCCGCACCGCCAAGGAGAACGACCCGGCCGCCCGCTCGACCGCGGAGGTACTGCTCTACGCCGGCCTCCACGCCGTCTGGTTCTACCGGGTGACCCACGCCATCGCCCGGCGTGGCCACCCGCTGGCCGCCCGCGCCCTCTCGCAGGTCGCCCGGTTCCTCACCGGGGTCGAGATACACCCGGCGGCCGAGATCGGCCGCCGGCTGTTCGTCGACCACGGGATGGGCGTCGTCGTCGGTGAGACTGCCGAGGTGGGCGACGACGTGGTACTCTACCACGGTGTCACCCTCGGTGGCACCTCGATGGCACGCGAGAAGCGCCACCCGACGCTCGGCGACGGCGTGACCGTGGGGGCCAACGCGACCCTACTGGGCCCCATCACCGTCGGTGAGGGCGCGACGGTCGGTGCCGGCGCCGTCGTCACGAGGGACGTCCCGGCCGGCGCGACGGTGGTCGGGAACCCCGCCAGTCGCGTCGACGAGCGGCCCGACTCGGAAGCGGGCGGCGAGGAGGACGAGGAGCGAGAAGGCCACCTCTCCGACGGTACCGCCAGGGTGCACTGA